The DNA segment CTCGAGGCTTTAAAAAAGAAACCGCCCAGGAATCTGGATTATGTCGTGCAGGAAACTCATGATCAGGTTTTCGAGAAAATTAATTGCTTGGACTGCGCAAACTGCTGCAAGACGACCGGACCACTTTTTACCCCTAAAGATGTTGAAAGAATTGCGAAATATCTGAAAATGAAAGTTGCTGATTTCGAAGATAAGTACTTGCGAACTGACGAAGATCAAGATAAAGTATTACAGGATTTACCTTGCTGGTTTTTAAATGACGATCAT comes from the Chryseobacterium sp. SNU WT5 genome and includes:
- a CDS encoding YkgJ family cysteine cluster protein; amino-acid sequence: MNLEFYKNQALLKQKEHRKFLEALKKKPPRNLDYVVQETHDQVFEKINCLDCANCCKTTGPLFTPKDVERIAKYLKMKVADFEDKYLRTDEDQDKVLQDLPCWFLNDDHTCSIYEIRPKACREFPHTDRKKIYQINNLTIQNTMVCPAAFEFVEKLKKNFDK